The Bacillus sp. Y1 genome has a window encoding:
- a CDS encoding TadE/TadG family type IV pilus assembly protein, translated as MRRLLKSYVKNERGSQAIEFLALFPLMLLSILLIWQIGLISFSLVVAESAARDGARAAAIHDVKWQSVARKSAAGIKIVDVRGGPGTDEAEVILDVKAPIVKLPLIADIDFTFTVDAVMPMEEKPDED; from the coding sequence ATGAGGAGATTGCTAAAATCATATGTAAAAAATGAGCGCGGCTCACAAGCAATTGAATTTTTAGCGTTGTTTCCGCTTATGCTCCTATCCATCCTCCTTATATGGCAGATTGGGCTCATTTCTTTTTCATTAGTAGTAGCAGAATCTGCTGCTAGGGATGGGGCGAGGGCTGCCGCTATTCATGATGTAAAATGGCAGTCAGTAGCTAGAAAGTCAGCAGCGGGAATCAAAATTGTTGATGTTAGGGGAGGGCCTGGTACAGATGAAGCAGAGGTCATCCTTGATGTAAAGGCTCCTATTGTTAAGCTTCCTCTAATAGCGGATATTGACTTCACATTTACCGTTGATGCGGTCATGCCTATGGAGGAAAAGCCAGATGAGGATTAG
- a CDS encoding pilus assembly protein TadG-related protein has protein sequence MRIRLNAHLKNEKGSGTTVFMVGMVLAALFLAIIFFDFSTIFVNKRVTQTGADAAALAAAKSSTNSMREKLKEETQEELDELGERWEDFLEAANAPGEPPAEGETPPPAPTTEELLRAFIEMVELQKGKNMPGSIERWLLNHSVSVEAEEAMKFFFSDAEVSDMSCKAVRDNLDEAREEAEKFAERNDNDRVIDFQFIPHQFRMYVETDRKGKYTTVSDEGVPAISSESSARIGEPAGFDISCS, from the coding sequence ATGAGGATTAGACTAAATGCGCACTTAAAAAATGAAAAAGGCAGCGGAACAACCGTGTTTATGGTTGGCATGGTTCTCGCTGCTCTTTTTTTGGCCATTATCTTTTTTGATTTTTCCACTATCTTTGTGAACAAGCGCGTGACGCAAACGGGAGCGGATGCTGCGGCACTGGCGGCAGCAAAATCTTCAACCAACTCGATGAGGGAAAAATTGAAGGAAGAAACGCAAGAGGAACTGGATGAGCTTGGGGAACGCTGGGAGGACTTTTTAGAAGCAGCGAATGCGCCTGGGGAACCACCTGCTGAAGGAGAAACCCCACCTCCTGCACCAACGACAGAAGAGCTCTTAAGGGCTTTTATCGAAATGGTAGAGTTGCAGAAAGGCAAAAATATGCCGGGATCCATTGAGCGCTGGCTCCTCAATCATAGTGTGAGTGTAGAAGCAGAGGAAGCGATGAAATTCTTTTTTAGTGATGCTGAAGTAAGTGATATGTCCTGTAAAGCAGTACGGGACAACTTAGATGAAGCTAGAGAAGAAGCGGAAAAGTTTGCTGAGAGAAACGATAATGACAGAGTCATAGATTTTCAATTTATACCTCATCAGTTTCGGATGTATGTGGAAACCGACAGGAAGGGGAAATACACAACCGTATCAGATGAGGGTGTGCCAGCTATCAGCTCAGAGTCTTCAGCACGAATTGGCGAACCTGCTGGCTTCGACATATCTTGTAGTTAA
- a CDS encoding CpaF family protein, with translation MSWIEKAAVRTPMKQQTPAEWNIGQSQVDRWVRHYKNRLIKEANLESITTLQPVERKKTIERLVTQMINEEKVIITADQTEQIIKQIINESVGYGPLESLLRDDSITEIMVNGADEVFIERQGKIEKTNVKFKDNQHVRHIIDRIIAPLGRRIDESSPMVDARLHDGSRVNAVIPPISVDGPSISIRKFKQDPFSLDDLQNFGSFSEEMAIFLKAAVKAKANILVSGGTGSGKTTLLNVLSDSIPSGERIVTIEDMAELRFTYDNLVRLEARPPNMEGKGEVTIRHLVKNALRMRPDRIIVGEVRGSEAIDMLQAMNTGHEGSLTTIHANSPKDALGRLESMVIMAGLPLTVEVIRGYFVGALDLIVQTSRFSDGKRRIVHISELVEEDGEISMRDIFHFERQATLADGTIKGEFKPTGYVPKMYDRFVSHGVQVPKSLFAVGLLR, from the coding sequence ATGTCGTGGATTGAAAAAGCAGCGGTTCGAACACCTATGAAACAACAAACACCAGCCGAATGGAATATTGGCCAATCACAGGTCGACCGGTGGGTAAGACACTATAAAAATCGACTGATTAAAGAAGCGAATTTAGAAAGCATTACGACACTTCAGCCGGTTGAGAGAAAGAAGACCATTGAACGCCTTGTTACGCAGATGATTAATGAGGAAAAAGTGATTATTACTGCGGATCAAACTGAGCAGATCATTAAGCAAATCATCAATGAGTCTGTCGGTTATGGTCCCCTTGAAAGCTTGCTTCGGGATGACAGTATTACTGAAATCATGGTAAACGGAGCAGACGAGGTATTTATAGAAAGACAAGGGAAGATTGAAAAGACGAATGTGAAATTTAAGGATAACCAGCACGTACGCCATATTATTGACCGGATTATTGCTCCATTGGGTCGAAGAATTGATGAAAGCTCGCCTATGGTGGATGCTAGACTTCATGATGGAAGCCGTGTGAATGCGGTTATTCCACCAATCAGTGTGGATGGTCCATCGATCTCGATTCGTAAGTTTAAACAAGATCCTTTTTCGCTTGATGATCTTCAGAACTTTGGAAGCTTCTCAGAAGAGATGGCGATCTTTTTAAAAGCTGCTGTAAAGGCAAAAGCTAATATCCTTGTATCTGGCGGAACAGGAAGTGGAAAAACAACGTTATTAAATGTCCTCTCTGACTCTATTCCCAGTGGAGAGAGAATTGTCACGATTGAGGATATGGCGGAGCTTCGCTTTACGTACGATAACTTGGTTCGCTTGGAAGCTAGGCCTCCGAATATGGAAGGAAAAGGGGAAGTAACGATTCGCCATTTGGTTAAAAATGCTCTACGGATGCGTCCAGACCGAATTATTGTCGGGGAGGTTCGTGGTTCAGAAGCGATTGATATGCTACAGGCGATGAATACGGGGCATGAAGGTTCATTGACAACTATCCATGCGAACAGTCCAAAGGATGCCCTTGGTCGACTGGAATCCATGGTCATCATGGCTGGTTTGCCACTAACGGTAGAGGTTATTAGAGGTTATTTCGTGGGTGCTCTTGATTTAATTGTTCAAACATCTAGGTTTTCTGATGGGAAAAGAAGGATTGTTCATATTTCTGAACTGGTGGAGGAAGACGGCGAAATCTCCATGCGTGATATTTTTCATTTCGAGCGTCAGGCCACATTAGCGGATGGAACGATTAAAGGTGAATTTAAGCCAACCGGATATGTTCCTAAAATGTATGACCGTTTCGTTTCACATGGAGTCCAAGTGCCTAAGTCACTCTTTGCTGTAGGTTTGTTGAGATGA
- a CDS encoding type II secretion system F family protein, whose product MRFIGLFSMVMLIIILLFLFISFIYVYLFIAKRENLLQNNGYVKGKTKQKGRLIDRVITPIVRWGKKAGPVGIKYPYFADIEKHKKLLGQAGYPLGLQLQDFYGFRFVLGMIGLGFGTIYGFLGLPLGIPIMFLTIFGGFLGPSAWLYFRAKSRQELISMMMPDFLDTVSVTLSAGVSLDGALKQVTKQFKGPLSEEIDRFNKEVELGVPRLSAYQGLIERNSSRELHSLVNALIQGTSLGVPVSRTFRLQAEDLRATRGFLAKEKAAKASPQITLVTTFFIAPAVLGLIVGLLALNIIYNPEAFGLDSFFF is encoded by the coding sequence ATGAGATTTATAGGATTATTTTCAATGGTTATGCTCATTATCATCCTGCTTTTCTTGTTTATAAGCTTTATATATGTGTACCTTTTCATTGCGAAACGAGAAAATCTCTTACAAAACAATGGATATGTAAAGGGAAAAACTAAGCAAAAAGGTAGATTGATCGATCGAGTCATTACACCAATTGTGAGATGGGGAAAAAAAGCGGGACCAGTAGGGATCAAATACCCTTACTTTGCCGATATCGAAAAGCATAAGAAGCTATTAGGTCAGGCTGGATATCCACTTGGGCTCCAGCTTCAAGACTTTTACGGGTTCCGTTTTGTACTCGGAATGATCGGTTTAGGGTTTGGCACGATTTACGGCTTTTTAGGGCTTCCTTTAGGAATTCCCATTATGTTTCTAACCATCTTTGGTGGTTTTTTAGGACCAAGTGCTTGGCTTTATTTTAGGGCAAAAAGTCGCCAAGAGCTGATTAGCATGATGATGCCTGATTTTCTTGATACGGTCAGTGTTACGTTATCAGCTGGTGTGAGCCTTGATGGTGCACTCAAGCAAGTGACAAAACAATTTAAAGGCCCTTTAAGTGAGGAGATCGACCGCTTCAATAAAGAGGTAGAACTGGGGGTTCCACGCCTAAGTGCCTACCAAGGGTTGATAGAAAGGAATTCTTCACGAGAATTACACTCGTTAGTCAATGCACTCATTCAAGGGACCTCTCTTGGGGTACCTGTATCGAGAACCTTTCGACTGCAGGCGGAAGACTTACGTGCGACAAGAGGTTTCTTGGCAAAGGAAAAAGCAGCGAAGGCGAGTCCGCAAATTACGCTGGTCACCACCTTTTTTATTGCTCCTGCTGTATTAGGACTGATTGTTGGTTTGCTCGCCTTAAATATTATTTATAATCCAGAAGCATTTGGCTTGGATTCATTCTTTTTTTAA
- a CDS encoding VWA domain-containing protein → MFKHFLLLLVVTCCTVACSNKEQTKQEEEPNKETTTASEGSKEEEKEVVEAVTYPEQPSAAEEMVQQPAGIHSEDLYASLEGSNVDSELPMGSAIEDLVVKDLEPEEIYNGLIHYLGADYSLVFDSLKNFTPDYGAYDLSKEQPSFKNVAIHLDSSGSMNAQVSGGVKMDLAKRAIATYASGLPASSKVSLRVYGHQGTGSDNDKAISCSSTEMMYDANTYDQASFEQALTKFKPSGWTPLAASITAAYEDLKKSADEKSENILFVVSDGIETCDGNPIEEARKLANSDLKVSVNIIGFDVDDAGQKQLKETALAGNGTYYTVNSNVELNDTIESLLQDARATYERNFEKAMVGYKVNMKKVEIGQGIENLGSSFMDVSDSEKDVLLQALSRLEDQEKITPEVGEELRIILDDRHTAIREYINQLEDEAREKNNLKHQEVISSLK, encoded by the coding sequence GTGTTTAAGCATTTCCTCCTATTATTAGTCGTTACATGTTGTACCGTAGCTTGTTCAAACAAGGAGCAAACAAAGCAGGAAGAAGAGCCGAATAAGGAAACTACAACGGCTAGTGAGGGTAGTAAGGAAGAAGAGAAGGAAGTCGTTGAAGCTGTGACGTATCCTGAACAGCCTTCCGCAGCTGAAGAGATGGTTCAGCAACCGGCTGGTATCCACTCGGAGGACCTATATGCATCTCTAGAGGGATCTAATGTTGATTCTGAACTTCCCATGGGTTCTGCCATAGAGGATTTAGTGGTAAAGGATTTGGAGCCAGAAGAAATTTATAATGGGTTGATTCATTATTTAGGCGCGGATTATTCACTCGTTTTTGATTCCTTGAAAAATTTCACTCCTGACTACGGGGCGTATGATTTATCAAAGGAGCAACCATCCTTTAAAAACGTAGCCATTCATCTTGACTCAAGTGGAAGTATGAATGCTCAAGTTTCCGGTGGAGTGAAGATGGACTTAGCCAAACGTGCTATTGCTACCTATGCTTCTGGACTACCTGCTTCAAGTAAAGTTTCTCTTAGAGTATACGGACACCAGGGTACAGGGAGTGACAATGACAAGGCAATATCATGTTCAAGCACAGAAATGATGTACGATGCCAATACATATGATCAGGCTAGCTTTGAACAGGCACTAACAAAGTTTAAGCCAAGTGGGTGGACACCACTTGCAGCATCTATTACAGCTGCCTATGAGGATTTAAAGAAATCAGCAGATGAAAAGTCTGAAAACATCCTATTTGTTGTGAGTGATGGGATAGAGACATGTGATGGAAACCCCATCGAGGAGGCTAGAAAGCTAGCAAACTCGGATTTAAAGGTTAGTGTGAATATTATTGGTTTTGATGTGGATGATGCGGGGCAGAAGCAGTTAAAAGAAACGGCATTAGCTGGAAATGGAACGTATTATACCGTTAACTCGAATGTGGAATTGAACGATACGATTGAATCATTGCTACAAGATGCGAGGGCCACCTATGAACGGAACTTTGAAAAAGCAATGGTTGGCTATAAGGTAAATATGAAAAAAGTAGAAATTGGTCAAGGGATAGAAAATCTTGGCTCTAGTTTTATGGACGTGTCTGATTCAGAAAAAGATGTCTTATTACAGGCTTTGTCTCGACTGGAGGATCAAGAGAAAATTACCCCTGAAGTAGGAGAAGAATTACGAATCATACTTGATGATAGACATACAGCTATCAGAGAGTACATCAACCAGCTAGAAGATGAAGCAAGAGAAAAGAATAACTTGAAGCATCAGGAAGTAATTTCTAGTCTGAAGTGA
- a CDS encoding CpaB family protein, with amino-acid sequence MIDAKRKAIIFLTLSFLLAVATAGVILMQITEAQKKLGKTVAVAAAAKNIGSYSEINESDITWVELPETSAYESFITDEQDLKDAISVVEIEEGDLLTSTLVRKKLDIPENERVVWLNATEAVLIDQEVAEGDLVDLVVARNDENDNLVTERFLNNIRVVQVEEVKEGAPRVKIALTIEEAERVIHFQNSAVQLRVLRVNQASAG; translated from the coding sequence ATGATTGATGCCAAGAGAAAGGCCATTATATTTTTAACATTATCTTTTTTATTAGCGGTTGCGACTGCAGGCGTCATCTTGATGCAAATAACAGAAGCGCAGAAAAAACTAGGTAAAACCGTTGCGGTTGCAGCTGCAGCCAAAAATATCGGATCGTACAGTGAAATTAATGAATCGGATATTACTTGGGTAGAGCTCCCTGAAACCAGTGCCTATGAATCGTTTATTACCGATGAACAGGATTTAAAAGACGCGATTTCGGTAGTGGAAATTGAGGAAGGAGACTTGCTGACCAGCACTTTAGTGAGGAAAAAACTCGATATTCCAGAAAATGAGCGTGTGGTATGGTTAAATGCCACAGAAGCTGTACTTATTGATCAAGAGGTGGCAGAAGGAGACTTAGTTGATTTAGTTGTTGCTAGAAATGATGAAAATGACAATTTAGTAACGGAACGCTTTTTAAATAATATTCGTGTTGTTCAGGTAGAAGAGGTTAAGGAAGGAGCCCCGAGAGTAAAGATTGCTCTAACCATTGAGGAAGCTGAACGAGTCATTCATTTTCAAAACTCAGCTGTGCAGCTTCGTGTGTTACGAGTCAATCAAGCTTCAGCAGGGTGA
- a CDS encoding AAA family ATPase has product MSTFKGLMISRNHAWIEIVNQLMEEINMEITAVPEWKRSFQDNQHYHYVFVDLDGGVSPQQLQVSTTTVLIGLSGEDDFEQARTWLVGGAKDVILFPEEKQRLLDLIRVTNQQLTFQKETEAGYGAGQVHAFYSAKGGSGKTLLATMAAQSFSIHQDLKVLVIDLNAQFGNMDVLFGAQPFRSYYDLIPVMDEMDMRHLLNISTVHEETQVTFISGPVDPTKAEAIPDELITRLIRVARYNYDVVILDLPSVINNLTFTGLNEANHIHYVLTPDSLGMRAFRNASELFNRFQIGRNDELSVIVNRVHSKSELNESHIKKIIDRDVNGLVRSDFFSIQADVNMGESFFKKKKDKGTNKVTKDMKKYVDEFVKRTKG; this is encoded by the coding sequence GTGAGTACATTTAAAGGATTAATGATTTCAAGAAACCATGCGTGGATAGAAATAGTCAATCAACTCATGGAAGAAATTAATATGGAGATTACAGCAGTTCCTGAGTGGAAGAGGAGCTTTCAGGATAATCAACATTACCATTATGTTTTTGTTGATTTAGATGGTGGAGTTTCTCCGCAACAACTACAGGTATCGACAACAACCGTTCTTATTGGTCTTTCTGGTGAGGACGATTTCGAACAGGCTAGGACCTGGCTAGTTGGAGGAGCAAAAGATGTTATTCTTTTTCCTGAAGAAAAACAAAGATTACTAGACTTAATTAGAGTGACAAACCAACAGTTAACGTTTCAAAAAGAAACCGAAGCAGGGTATGGAGCTGGTCAAGTTCACGCGTTCTACAGTGCAAAGGGTGGGAGTGGGAAGACCTTATTAGCGACGATGGCTGCCCAATCATTTAGCATTCATCAAGACTTAAAGGTTTTAGTGATTGATTTGAATGCGCAATTTGGAAATATGGATGTCTTATTTGGCGCCCAGCCATTTCGTTCCTACTACGATTTAATTCCGGTTATGGATGAGATGGATATGCGGCACTTATTGAATATTTCTACGGTTCATGAAGAAACACAAGTAACGTTTATTTCGGGACCTGTGGATCCGACAAAAGCAGAGGCCATTCCTGATGAATTAATCACAAGATTAATCCGTGTAGCTAGATATAACTATGATGTAGTAATTCTTGACTTGCCATCCGTTATCAATAACCTGACATTCACAGGATTAAATGAGGCGAACCATATTCACTATGTGTTAACGCCAGATAGTTTAGGGATGAGAGCATTCAGAAATGCAAGCGAGCTATTCAATCGTTTTCAAATTGGAAGAAATGATGAGCTCTCTGTGATTGTAAACCGTGTTCACTCAAAATCGGAACTAAATGAATCACATATTAAAAAGATTATTGATCGTGATGTGAATGGGCTTGTACGTTCAGACTTCTTTTCTATCCAGGCGGATGTGAATATGGGAGAGTCATTTTTTAAGAAGAAAAAGGATAAAGGAACGAACAAGGTAACAAAGGACATGAAGAAATACGTGGATGAGTTCGTTAAGCGAACAAAGGGGTGA
- a CDS encoding type II secretion system F family protein, with the protein MSTAWMLLSGSIFTFITGIFYIVNGRRARDTVKRVDSWFEQEKKAERKSFVLLIGDKFDSSELSESLQKKLVQADLALKPSEYSGIYILLLALLTFINVFILGLYVFIGFLFAYVIVALGSKFFLNSRKGKRMDTFNEQLPEICRMMSNGIKAGQTIPQAMEMVGRDVKEPSKNEFQQMDYQLKLGDSLEYVMNGFRERVPSNDITIFVSTILIQQRVGGNLAEVLSTMAETLEERSRVHKEIRTVTAESRSIAYILIFMPFLMAMMMNLFIKGFLNVLFTPFGMILSAIFAGIVSIAFFIIKRITNIRV; encoded by the coding sequence ATGAGTACGGCATGGATGTTGTTGTCAGGCAGTATTTTTACTTTTATCACCGGGATTTTCTACATCGTAAATGGGAGAAGAGCTCGTGACACCGTTAAGCGAGTCGATTCATGGTTTGAACAGGAAAAGAAAGCAGAAAGAAAAAGCTTTGTTCTCTTGATTGGGGATAAATTTGACTCATCTGAGTTATCGGAATCTCTCCAAAAAAAATTAGTTCAGGCAGATTTAGCATTGAAGCCATCGGAATATTCGGGAATTTATATCCTTTTATTAGCACTATTAACCTTTATAAATGTATTCATTCTTGGCCTATATGTGTTTATCGGATTTCTATTTGCCTACGTCATTGTTGCCTTAGGGTCTAAATTCTTCTTAAACTCTCGAAAAGGGAAACGAATGGATACCTTTAATGAGCAACTTCCAGAAATCTGCCGAATGATGTCTAACGGAATTAAAGCGGGTCAGACGATTCCACAAGCGATGGAAATGGTTGGACGTGATGTGAAGGAACCGAGTAAGAATGAGTTTCAGCAAATGGACTATCAACTGAAGCTAGGAGATAGTCTCGAATATGTTATGAATGGGTTTAGAGAAAGAGTTCCGAGTAACGATATTACCATTTTCGTTAGTACGATTCTGATTCAGCAGCGGGTAGGTGGAAATCTAGCTGAGGTATTATCAACGATGGCAGAAACGCTTGAAGAACGCAGTCGTGTTCATAAAGAAATTCGTACCGTAACGGCGGAGAGTCGTTCGATCGCCTATATCCTTATTTTCATGCCATTTCTCATGGCCATGATGATGAATTTATTTATTAAGGGTTTCTTGAATGTTCTTTTTACTCCATTTGGAATGATTTTGTCCGCTATTTTTGCGGGAATTGTTAGTATTGCGTTCTTTATCATTAAGAGAATTACGAATATAAGGGTGTAA